The Vicinamibacterales bacterium genome contains the following window.
GAAGAGAAGGCGTGGAAGGCGCTCGAGCTCGTGAACCTGACCGAGGCCGCCAGCCGGAAAGTCGCCGGGTATTCCAAGGGCATGAGACAGCGCGTCCGCCTGGCCCAGGCGATCGCGCACGATCCCGACGTGCTGGTGCTGGACGAGCCCCTGAACGGCCTCGACCCGCTGGTCCGCGCCGAAACGATCGCCCTGTTCCACACGTGGGCCGGCGCGGGAAAGCACGTCATCATCTCGAGCCACGTCCTTCAGGAGGTCGACGTGATCAGCGATCAGGTCGTGCTGATCGCCAACGGCATGATCGTGGCGGAAGGAAAGATCCGCAAGGTGCGCGACGAGATCGACGAGCATCCCAGCCAGTTCATCGTCCGCTGCCGCGACGCGAACGCGTCCGGCGTCGCGGCGCTGCTGTTCAACGAGGATCACGTCACCGAGATCAAGCTGAACGAAGACCGGATGGGCCTGCTGGTGATGACCCGCGACCGCGAGCAGTTCGCGCGCGCGCTGGGCCGCATCGCGCTCGACGGCCACCGCATCGAGAGTGTCGTGCCGGCCGACGAGAACGTGGATGCGCTGTACGAGTATCTGATTGGCGGCGAGTCGCGATGAATTCAGGACGTTCCTTCGCCGACCGGGCGCGGCAGGCGTGGACGATCGCGAAGATCGAGCTGCGGCGGGCCTTCTTCGCCCGGCGCGCGCTGTGGGTCTACGGTCTCGCGCTGCTCCCCTCGGTGATCTTCTTCGGGCACGGTCTCGACGTGAAGCTCAGAAAGGAGCGGCTCGCCCGGAGCGGCGTGCTGCCGCCCGCGCTGCTGGACAGCGTGCAGGAGGGGGAGACC
Protein-coding sequences here:
- a CDS encoding ABC transporter ATP-binding protein, translated to MSAPGPVASPEIVFEDVSKFYGEVLGVNRVTLNVPPGITSLVGPNGSGKTTLMNLMTGLLFPDHGRILVRGISPRNPEALMRITGYATQYDTAPRWATGFTFITTGLLLFGFGRKEAEEKAWKALELVNLTEAASRKVAGYSKGMRQRVRLAQAIAHDPDVLVLDEPLNGLDPLVRAETIALFHTWAGAGKHVIISSHVLQEVDVISDQVVLIANGMIVAEGKIRKVRDEIDEHPSQFIVRCRDANASGVAALLFNEDHVTEIKLNEDRMGLLVMTRDREQFARALGRIALDGHRIESVVPADENVDALYEYLIGGESR